A single region of the Syngnathus acus chromosome 6, fSynAcu1.2, whole genome shotgun sequence genome encodes:
- the LOC119124393 gene encoding suppressor of tumorigenicity 7 protein homolog isoform X4: MFGTESSLSMFLNTLTPKFYVALTGTSSLISGLILIFEWWYFRKYGTSFIEQVSVSHLRPLLGGVDSSSPSNSSASNGEADSSRQNVSECKVWRNPLNLFRGAEYNRYTWVTGREPLTYYDMNLSAQDHQTFFTCDSDHLRPADAIMQKAWRERNPQARISAAHEALELEDCATAYILLAEEEATTIMEAERLFKQALKAGEGCYRRSQQLQHHGTQYEAQHRRDTNVLVYIKRRLAMCSRKLGRTREAVKMMRDLMKEFPLLSMFNIHENLLESLLELQNYADVQAVLAKYDDISLPKSATICYTAALLKARAVSDKFSPEAASRRGLSTAEMNAVEAIHRAVEFNPHVPKYLLEMKSLILPPEHILKRGDSEAIAYAFFHLQHWKRVEGALNLLHCTWEGTFRMIPYPLEKGHLFYPYPICTETADRELLPMFHEVSVYPKKELPFFILFTAGLCSFTAMLALLTHQFPELMGVFAKAFLSTLFAPLNFIMEKVESILPSSLWHQLTRI; the protein is encoded by the exons CTTCCTTCATCGAGCAGGTGTCTGTGAGCCACCTGCGCCCCCTGCTGGGTGGCGTGGACAGCAGTTCCCCTAGCAATTCCAGCGCCAGCAACGGCGAGGCTGACTCCAGTCGGCAAAATGTGTCGG AATGTAAAGTTTGGAGAAACCCGCTGAATTTATTCCGAGGAGCCGAGTACAATCG GTACACGTGGGTGACGGGCCGAGAGCCGCTGACGTACTACGACATGAACCTGTCAGCGCAGGACCACCAAACCTTCTTCACCTGCGACTCGGACCACCTGCGGCCCGCCGACGCCA TCATGCAGAAGGCATGGAGGGAGAGAAACCCTCAAGCACGCATCTCGGCTGCACACGAAGCTCTGGAGCTGGAAGA CTGCGCGACGGCGTACATCCTGCTGGCCGAGGAGGAGGCCACCACCATCATGGAGGCCGAGCGCTTGTTCAAGCAGGCGCTGAAAGCCGGCGAGGGATGCTACCGCCGCAGCCAGCAGCTACAGCACCACGGTACGCAGTACGAGGCCCAGCACA gaAGAGACACCAACGTGTTGGTGTACATCAAGAGGAGACTGGCCATGTGCTCCAGAAAGCTTGGCCGGACGAGAGAGGCGGTGAAGATGATGAGAGAT TTAATGAAGGAGTTCCCTCTCCTCAGTATGTTCAACATCCACGAAAACCTGCTGGAGTCGCTGCTGGAGCTGCAAAACTACGCCGACGTGCAGGCCGTACTGGCCAAGTACGACG ATATTAGCTTACCCAAATCTGCAACGATATGCTACACAGCAGCTTTGCTCAAAGCCAGAGCCGTGTCAGACAA ATTCTCTCCAGAGGCAGCGTCTCGACGAGGTTTAAGCACGGCAGAGATGAATGCAGTAGAAGCAATTCACAGAGCTGTGGAGTTCAACCCGCACGTTCCCAAA TACCTTCTGGAGATGAAGAGTCTGATCCTTCCTCCGGAGCACATCCTCAAGCGAGGAGACAGCGAGGCTATCGCGTACGCCTTCTTCCACCTGCAGCATTGGAAGCGTGTCGAGGGAGCGCTCAATTTACTGCACTGCACCTGGGAGGGCA CATTCAGAATGATCCCGTATCCTTTGGAGAAAGGTCATCTCTTCTATCCTTATCCCATCTGCACAGAGACAGCAGACAGAGAGCTGCTACCCa TGTTCCACGAGGTGTCGGTATACCCCAAGAAGGAGCTCCccttcttcatcctcttcaCAGCCGGCCTCTGCTCCTTCACCGCCATGCTGGCTCTGCTCACGCATCAGTTCCCGGAACTCATGGGCGTCTTTGCCAAAGCG TTCCTGAGCACGCTGTTTGCGCCGCTCAACTTCATCATGGAGAAGGTGGAGAGCATCCTGCCGTCCAGCCTTTGGCACCAGCTCACACGCATCTGA
- the LOC119124393 gene encoding suppressor of tumorigenicity 7 protein homolog isoform X2, giving the protein MFGTESSLSMFLNTLTPKFYVALTGTSSLISGLILIFEWWYFRKYGTSFIEQVSVSHLRPLLGGVDSSSPSNSSASNGEADSSRQNVSECKVWRNPLNLFRGAEYNRYTWVTGREPLTYYDMNLSAQDHQTFFTCDSDHLRPADAIMQKAWRERNPQARISAAHEALELEDCATAYILLAEEEATTIMEAERLFKQALKAGEGCYRRSQQLQHHGTQYEAQHRRDTNVLVYIKRRLAMCSRKLGRTREAVKMMRDLCVFQLMKEFPLLSMFNIHENLLESLLELQNYADVQAVLAKYDDISLPKSATICYTAALLKARAVSDKFSPEAASRRGLSTAEMNAVEAIHRAVEFNPHVPKYLLEMKSLILPPEHILKRGDSEAIAYAFFHLQHWKRVEGALNLLHCTWEGTFRMIPYPLEKGHLFYPYPICTETADRELLPMFHEVSVYPKKELPFFILFTAGLCSFTAMLALLTHQFPELMGVFAKAFLSTLFAPLNFIMEKVESILPSSLWHQLTRI; this is encoded by the exons CTTCCTTCATCGAGCAGGTGTCTGTGAGCCACCTGCGCCCCCTGCTGGGTGGCGTGGACAGCAGTTCCCCTAGCAATTCCAGCGCCAGCAACGGCGAGGCTGACTCCAGTCGGCAAAATGTGTCGG AATGTAAAGTTTGGAGAAACCCGCTGAATTTATTCCGAGGAGCCGAGTACAATCG GTACACGTGGGTGACGGGCCGAGAGCCGCTGACGTACTACGACATGAACCTGTCAGCGCAGGACCACCAAACCTTCTTCACCTGCGACTCGGACCACCTGCGGCCCGCCGACGCCA TCATGCAGAAGGCATGGAGGGAGAGAAACCCTCAAGCACGCATCTCGGCTGCACACGAAGCTCTGGAGCTGGAAGA CTGCGCGACGGCGTACATCCTGCTGGCCGAGGAGGAGGCCACCACCATCATGGAGGCCGAGCGCTTGTTCAAGCAGGCGCTGAAAGCCGGCGAGGGATGCTACCGCCGCAGCCAGCAGCTACAGCACCACGGTACGCAGTACGAGGCCCAGCACA gaAGAGACACCAACGTGTTGGTGTACATCAAGAGGAGACTGGCCATGTGCTCCAGAAAGCTTGGCCGGACGAGAGAGGCGGTGAAGATGATGAGAGAT TTGTGTGTTTTCCAGTTAATGAAGGAGTTCCCTCTCCTCAGTATGTTCAACATCCACGAAAACCTGCTGGAGTCGCTGCTGGAGCTGCAAAACTACGCCGACGTGCAGGCCGTACTGGCCAAGTACGACG ATATTAGCTTACCCAAATCTGCAACGATATGCTACACAGCAGCTTTGCTCAAAGCCAGAGCCGTGTCAGACAA ATTCTCTCCAGAGGCAGCGTCTCGACGAGGTTTAAGCACGGCAGAGATGAATGCAGTAGAAGCAATTCACAGAGCTGTGGAGTTCAACCCGCACGTTCCCAAA TACCTTCTGGAGATGAAGAGTCTGATCCTTCCTCCGGAGCACATCCTCAAGCGAGGAGACAGCGAGGCTATCGCGTACGCCTTCTTCCACCTGCAGCATTGGAAGCGTGTCGAGGGAGCGCTCAATTTACTGCACTGCACCTGGGAGGGCA CATTCAGAATGATCCCGTATCCTTTGGAGAAAGGTCATCTCTTCTATCCTTATCCCATCTGCACAGAGACAGCAGACAGAGAGCTGCTACCCa TGTTCCACGAGGTGTCGGTATACCCCAAGAAGGAGCTCCccttcttcatcctcttcaCAGCCGGCCTCTGCTCCTTCACCGCCATGCTGGCTCTGCTCACGCATCAGTTCCCGGAACTCATGGGCGTCTTTGCCAAAGCG TTCCTGAGCACGCTGTTTGCGCCGCTCAACTTCATCATGGAGAAGGTGGAGAGCATCCTGCCGTCCAGCCTTTGGCACCAGCTCACACGCATCTGA
- the LOC119124393 gene encoding suppressor of tumorigenicity 7 protein homolog isoform X5 encodes MFGTESSLSMFLNTLTPKFYVALTGTSSLISGLILIFEWWYFRKYGTSFIEQVSVSHLRPLLGGVDSSSPSNSSASNGEADSSRQNVSECKVWRNPLNLFRGAEYNRYTWVTGREPLTYYDMNLSAQDHQTFFTCDSDHLRPADAIMQKAWRERNPQARISAAHEALELEDCATAYILLAEEEATTIMEAERLFKQALKAGEGCYRRSQQLQHHGRDTNVLVYIKRRLAMCSRKLGRTREAVKMMRDLCVFQLMKEFPLLSMFNIHENLLESLLELQNYADVQAVLAKYDDISLPKSATICYTAALLKARAVSDKFSPEAASRRGLSTAEMNAVEAIHRAVEFNPHVPKYLLEMKSLILPPEHILKRGDSEAIAYAFFHLQHWKRVEGALNLLHCTWEGTFRMIPYPLEKGHLFYPYPICTETADRELLPTVFHEVSVYPKKELPFFILFTAGLCSFTAMLALLTHQFPELMGVFAKAFLSTLFAPLNFIMEKVESILPSSLWHQLTRI; translated from the exons CTTCCTTCATCGAGCAGGTGTCTGTGAGCCACCTGCGCCCCCTGCTGGGTGGCGTGGACAGCAGTTCCCCTAGCAATTCCAGCGCCAGCAACGGCGAGGCTGACTCCAGTCGGCAAAATGTGTCGG AATGTAAAGTTTGGAGAAACCCGCTGAATTTATTCCGAGGAGCCGAGTACAATCG GTACACGTGGGTGACGGGCCGAGAGCCGCTGACGTACTACGACATGAACCTGTCAGCGCAGGACCACCAAACCTTCTTCACCTGCGACTCGGACCACCTGCGGCCCGCCGACGCCA TCATGCAGAAGGCATGGAGGGAGAGAAACCCTCAAGCACGCATCTCGGCTGCACACGAAGCTCTGGAGCTGGAAGA CTGCGCGACGGCGTACATCCTGCTGGCCGAGGAGGAGGCCACCACCATCATGGAGGCCGAGCGCTTGTTCAAGCAGGCGCTGAAAGCCGGCGAGGGATGCTACCGCCGCAGCCAGCAGCTACAGCACCACG gaAGAGACACCAACGTGTTGGTGTACATCAAGAGGAGACTGGCCATGTGCTCCAGAAAGCTTGGCCGGACGAGAGAGGCGGTGAAGATGATGAGAGAT TTGTGTGTTTTCCAGTTAATGAAGGAGTTCCCTCTCCTCAGTATGTTCAACATCCACGAAAACCTGCTGGAGTCGCTGCTGGAGCTGCAAAACTACGCCGACGTGCAGGCCGTACTGGCCAAGTACGACG ATATTAGCTTACCCAAATCTGCAACGATATGCTACACAGCAGCTTTGCTCAAAGCCAGAGCCGTGTCAGACAA ATTCTCTCCAGAGGCAGCGTCTCGACGAGGTTTAAGCACGGCAGAGATGAATGCAGTAGAAGCAATTCACAGAGCTGTGGAGTTCAACCCGCACGTTCCCAAA TACCTTCTGGAGATGAAGAGTCTGATCCTTCCTCCGGAGCACATCCTCAAGCGAGGAGACAGCGAGGCTATCGCGTACGCCTTCTTCCACCTGCAGCATTGGAAGCGTGTCGAGGGAGCGCTCAATTTACTGCACTGCACCTGGGAGGGCA CATTCAGAATGATCCCGTATCCTTTGGAGAAAGGTCATCTCTTCTATCCTTATCCCATCTGCACAGAGACAGCAGACAGAGAGCTGCTACCCa CAGTGTTCCACGAGGTGTCGGTATACCCCAAGAAGGAGCTCCccttcttcatcctcttcaCAGCCGGCCTCTGCTCCTTCACCGCCATGCTGGCTCTGCTCACGCATCAGTTCCCGGAACTCATGGGCGTCTTTGCCAAAGCG TTCCTGAGCACGCTGTTTGCGCCGCTCAACTTCATCATGGAGAAGGTGGAGAGCATCCTGCCGTCCAGCCTTTGGCACCAGCTCACACGCATCTGA
- the LOC119124393 gene encoding suppressor of tumorigenicity 7 protein homolog isoform X6 yields MFLNTLTPKFYVALTGTSSLISGLILIFEWWYFRKYGTSFIEQVSVSHLRPLLGGVDSSSPSNSSASNGEADSSRQNVSECKVWRNPLNLFRGAEYNRYTWVTGREPLTYYDMNLSAQDHQTFFTCDSDHLRPADAIMQKAWRERNPQARISAAHEALELEDCATAYILLAEEEATTIMEAERLFKQALKAGEGCYRRSQQLQHHGTQYEAQHRRDTNVLVYIKRRLAMCSRKLGRTREAVKMMRDLCVFQLMKEFPLLSMFNIHENLLESLLELQNYADVQAVLAKYDDISLPKSATICYTAALLKARAVSDKFSPEAASRRGLSTAEMNAVEAIHRAVEFNPHVPKYLLEMKSLILPPEHILKRGDSEAIAYAFFHLQHWKRVEGALNLLHCTWEGTFRMIPYPLEKGHLFYPYPICTETADRELLPTVFHEVSVYPKKELPFFILFTAGLCSFTAMLALLTHQFPELMGVFAKAFLSTLFAPLNFIMEKVESILPSSLWHQLTRI; encoded by the exons CTTCCTTCATCGAGCAGGTGTCTGTGAGCCACCTGCGCCCCCTGCTGGGTGGCGTGGACAGCAGTTCCCCTAGCAATTCCAGCGCCAGCAACGGCGAGGCTGACTCCAGTCGGCAAAATGTGTCGG AATGTAAAGTTTGGAGAAACCCGCTGAATTTATTCCGAGGAGCCGAGTACAATCG GTACACGTGGGTGACGGGCCGAGAGCCGCTGACGTACTACGACATGAACCTGTCAGCGCAGGACCACCAAACCTTCTTCACCTGCGACTCGGACCACCTGCGGCCCGCCGACGCCA TCATGCAGAAGGCATGGAGGGAGAGAAACCCTCAAGCACGCATCTCGGCTGCACACGAAGCTCTGGAGCTGGAAGA CTGCGCGACGGCGTACATCCTGCTGGCCGAGGAGGAGGCCACCACCATCATGGAGGCCGAGCGCTTGTTCAAGCAGGCGCTGAAAGCCGGCGAGGGATGCTACCGCCGCAGCCAGCAGCTACAGCACCACGGTACGCAGTACGAGGCCCAGCACA gaAGAGACACCAACGTGTTGGTGTACATCAAGAGGAGACTGGCCATGTGCTCCAGAAAGCTTGGCCGGACGAGAGAGGCGGTGAAGATGATGAGAGAT TTGTGTGTTTTCCAGTTAATGAAGGAGTTCCCTCTCCTCAGTATGTTCAACATCCACGAAAACCTGCTGGAGTCGCTGCTGGAGCTGCAAAACTACGCCGACGTGCAGGCCGTACTGGCCAAGTACGACG ATATTAGCTTACCCAAATCTGCAACGATATGCTACACAGCAGCTTTGCTCAAAGCCAGAGCCGTGTCAGACAA ATTCTCTCCAGAGGCAGCGTCTCGACGAGGTTTAAGCACGGCAGAGATGAATGCAGTAGAAGCAATTCACAGAGCTGTGGAGTTCAACCCGCACGTTCCCAAA TACCTTCTGGAGATGAAGAGTCTGATCCTTCCTCCGGAGCACATCCTCAAGCGAGGAGACAGCGAGGCTATCGCGTACGCCTTCTTCCACCTGCAGCATTGGAAGCGTGTCGAGGGAGCGCTCAATTTACTGCACTGCACCTGGGAGGGCA CATTCAGAATGATCCCGTATCCTTTGGAGAAAGGTCATCTCTTCTATCCTTATCCCATCTGCACAGAGACAGCAGACAGAGAGCTGCTACCCa CAGTGTTCCACGAGGTGTCGGTATACCCCAAGAAGGAGCTCCccttcttcatcctcttcaCAGCCGGCCTCTGCTCCTTCACCGCCATGCTGGCTCTGCTCACGCATCAGTTCCCGGAACTCATGGGCGTCTTTGCCAAAGCG TTCCTGAGCACGCTGTTTGCGCCGCTCAACTTCATCATGGAGAAGGTGGAGAGCATCCTGCCGTCCAGCCTTTGGCACCAGCTCACACGCATCTGA
- the LOC119124393 gene encoding suppressor of tumorigenicity 7 protein homolog isoform X3, with protein MFGTESSLSMFLNTLTPKFYVALTGTSSLISGLILIFEWWYFRKYGTSFIEQVSVSHLRPLLGGVDSSSPSNSSASNGEADSSRQNVSECKVWRNPLNLFRGAEYNRYTWVTGREPLTYYDMNLSAQDHQTFFTCDSDHLRPADAIMQKAWRERNPQARISAAHEALELEDCATAYILLAEEEATTIMEAERLFKQALKAGEGCYRRSQQLQHHGTQYEAQHRRDTNVLVYIKRRLAMCSRKLGRTREAVKMMRDLMKEFPLLSMFNIHENLLESLLELQNYADVQAVLAKYDDISLPKSATICYTAALLKARAVSDKFSPEAASRRGLSTAEMNAVEAIHRAVEFNPHVPKYLLEMKSLILPPEHILKRGDSEAIAYAFFHLQHWKRVEGALNLLHCTWEGTFRMIPYPLEKGHLFYPYPICTETADRELLPTVFHEVSVYPKKELPFFILFTAGLCSFTAMLALLTHQFPELMGVFAKAFLSTLFAPLNFIMEKVESILPSSLWHQLTRI; from the exons CTTCCTTCATCGAGCAGGTGTCTGTGAGCCACCTGCGCCCCCTGCTGGGTGGCGTGGACAGCAGTTCCCCTAGCAATTCCAGCGCCAGCAACGGCGAGGCTGACTCCAGTCGGCAAAATGTGTCGG AATGTAAAGTTTGGAGAAACCCGCTGAATTTATTCCGAGGAGCCGAGTACAATCG GTACACGTGGGTGACGGGCCGAGAGCCGCTGACGTACTACGACATGAACCTGTCAGCGCAGGACCACCAAACCTTCTTCACCTGCGACTCGGACCACCTGCGGCCCGCCGACGCCA TCATGCAGAAGGCATGGAGGGAGAGAAACCCTCAAGCACGCATCTCGGCTGCACACGAAGCTCTGGAGCTGGAAGA CTGCGCGACGGCGTACATCCTGCTGGCCGAGGAGGAGGCCACCACCATCATGGAGGCCGAGCGCTTGTTCAAGCAGGCGCTGAAAGCCGGCGAGGGATGCTACCGCCGCAGCCAGCAGCTACAGCACCACGGTACGCAGTACGAGGCCCAGCACA gaAGAGACACCAACGTGTTGGTGTACATCAAGAGGAGACTGGCCATGTGCTCCAGAAAGCTTGGCCGGACGAGAGAGGCGGTGAAGATGATGAGAGAT TTAATGAAGGAGTTCCCTCTCCTCAGTATGTTCAACATCCACGAAAACCTGCTGGAGTCGCTGCTGGAGCTGCAAAACTACGCCGACGTGCAGGCCGTACTGGCCAAGTACGACG ATATTAGCTTACCCAAATCTGCAACGATATGCTACACAGCAGCTTTGCTCAAAGCCAGAGCCGTGTCAGACAA ATTCTCTCCAGAGGCAGCGTCTCGACGAGGTTTAAGCACGGCAGAGATGAATGCAGTAGAAGCAATTCACAGAGCTGTGGAGTTCAACCCGCACGTTCCCAAA TACCTTCTGGAGATGAAGAGTCTGATCCTTCCTCCGGAGCACATCCTCAAGCGAGGAGACAGCGAGGCTATCGCGTACGCCTTCTTCCACCTGCAGCATTGGAAGCGTGTCGAGGGAGCGCTCAATTTACTGCACTGCACCTGGGAGGGCA CATTCAGAATGATCCCGTATCCTTTGGAGAAAGGTCATCTCTTCTATCCTTATCCCATCTGCACAGAGACAGCAGACAGAGAGCTGCTACCCa CAGTGTTCCACGAGGTGTCGGTATACCCCAAGAAGGAGCTCCccttcttcatcctcttcaCAGCCGGCCTCTGCTCCTTCACCGCCATGCTGGCTCTGCTCACGCATCAGTTCCCGGAACTCATGGGCGTCTTTGCCAAAGCG TTCCTGAGCACGCTGTTTGCGCCGCTCAACTTCATCATGGAGAAGGTGGAGAGCATCCTGCCGTCCAGCCTTTGGCACCAGCTCACACGCATCTGA
- the LOC119124393 gene encoding suppressor of tumorigenicity 7 protein homolog isoform X7 — protein MFGTESSLSMFLNTLTPKFYVALTGTSSLISGLILIFEWWYFRKYGTSFIEQVSVSHLRPLLGGVDSSSPSNSSASNGEADSSRQNVSECKVWRNPLNLFRGAEYNRYTWVTGREPLTYYDMNLSAQDHQTFFTCDSDHLRPADAIMQKAWRERNPQARISAAHEALELEDCATAYILLAEEEATTIMEAERLFKQALKAGEGCYRRSQQLQHHGRDTNVLVYIKRRLAMCSRKLGRTREAVKMMRDLMKEFPLLSMFNIHENLLESLLELQNYADVQAVLAKYDDISLPKSATICYTAALLKARAVSDKFSPEAASRRGLSTAEMNAVEAIHRAVEFNPHVPKYLLEMKSLILPPEHILKRGDSEAIAYAFFHLQHWKRVEGALNLLHCTWEGTFRMIPYPLEKGHLFYPYPICTETADRELLPTVFHEVSVYPKKELPFFILFTAGLCSFTAMLALLTHQFPELMGVFAKAFLSTLFAPLNFIMEKVESILPSSLWHQLTRI, from the exons CTTCCTTCATCGAGCAGGTGTCTGTGAGCCACCTGCGCCCCCTGCTGGGTGGCGTGGACAGCAGTTCCCCTAGCAATTCCAGCGCCAGCAACGGCGAGGCTGACTCCAGTCGGCAAAATGTGTCGG AATGTAAAGTTTGGAGAAACCCGCTGAATTTATTCCGAGGAGCCGAGTACAATCG GTACACGTGGGTGACGGGCCGAGAGCCGCTGACGTACTACGACATGAACCTGTCAGCGCAGGACCACCAAACCTTCTTCACCTGCGACTCGGACCACCTGCGGCCCGCCGACGCCA TCATGCAGAAGGCATGGAGGGAGAGAAACCCTCAAGCACGCATCTCGGCTGCACACGAAGCTCTGGAGCTGGAAGA CTGCGCGACGGCGTACATCCTGCTGGCCGAGGAGGAGGCCACCACCATCATGGAGGCCGAGCGCTTGTTCAAGCAGGCGCTGAAAGCCGGCGAGGGATGCTACCGCCGCAGCCAGCAGCTACAGCACCACG gaAGAGACACCAACGTGTTGGTGTACATCAAGAGGAGACTGGCCATGTGCTCCAGAAAGCTTGGCCGGACGAGAGAGGCGGTGAAGATGATGAGAGAT TTAATGAAGGAGTTCCCTCTCCTCAGTATGTTCAACATCCACGAAAACCTGCTGGAGTCGCTGCTGGAGCTGCAAAACTACGCCGACGTGCAGGCCGTACTGGCCAAGTACGACG ATATTAGCTTACCCAAATCTGCAACGATATGCTACACAGCAGCTTTGCTCAAAGCCAGAGCCGTGTCAGACAA ATTCTCTCCAGAGGCAGCGTCTCGACGAGGTTTAAGCACGGCAGAGATGAATGCAGTAGAAGCAATTCACAGAGCTGTGGAGTTCAACCCGCACGTTCCCAAA TACCTTCTGGAGATGAAGAGTCTGATCCTTCCTCCGGAGCACATCCTCAAGCGAGGAGACAGCGAGGCTATCGCGTACGCCTTCTTCCACCTGCAGCATTGGAAGCGTGTCGAGGGAGCGCTCAATTTACTGCACTGCACCTGGGAGGGCA CATTCAGAATGATCCCGTATCCTTTGGAGAAAGGTCATCTCTTCTATCCTTATCCCATCTGCACAGAGACAGCAGACAGAGAGCTGCTACCCa CAGTGTTCCACGAGGTGTCGGTATACCCCAAGAAGGAGCTCCccttcttcatcctcttcaCAGCCGGCCTCTGCTCCTTCACCGCCATGCTGGCTCTGCTCACGCATCAGTTCCCGGAACTCATGGGCGTCTTTGCCAAAGCG TTCCTGAGCACGCTGTTTGCGCCGCTCAACTTCATCATGGAGAAGGTGGAGAGCATCCTGCCGTCCAGCCTTTGGCACCAGCTCACACGCATCTGA
- the LOC119124393 gene encoding suppressor of tumorigenicity 7 protein homolog isoform X1 has protein sequence MFGTESSLSMFLNTLTPKFYVALTGTSSLISGLILIFEWWYFRKYGTSFIEQVSVSHLRPLLGGVDSSSPSNSSASNGEADSSRQNVSECKVWRNPLNLFRGAEYNRYTWVTGREPLTYYDMNLSAQDHQTFFTCDSDHLRPADAIMQKAWRERNPQARISAAHEALELEDCATAYILLAEEEATTIMEAERLFKQALKAGEGCYRRSQQLQHHGTQYEAQHRRDTNVLVYIKRRLAMCSRKLGRTREAVKMMRDLCVFQLMKEFPLLSMFNIHENLLESLLELQNYADVQAVLAKYDDISLPKSATICYTAALLKARAVSDKFSPEAASRRGLSTAEMNAVEAIHRAVEFNPHVPKYLLEMKSLILPPEHILKRGDSEAIAYAFFHLQHWKRVEGALNLLHCTWEGTFRMIPYPLEKGHLFYPYPICTETADRELLPTVFHEVSVYPKKELPFFILFTAGLCSFTAMLALLTHQFPELMGVFAKAFLSTLFAPLNFIMEKVESILPSSLWHQLTRI, from the exons CTTCCTTCATCGAGCAGGTGTCTGTGAGCCACCTGCGCCCCCTGCTGGGTGGCGTGGACAGCAGTTCCCCTAGCAATTCCAGCGCCAGCAACGGCGAGGCTGACTCCAGTCGGCAAAATGTGTCGG AATGTAAAGTTTGGAGAAACCCGCTGAATTTATTCCGAGGAGCCGAGTACAATCG GTACACGTGGGTGACGGGCCGAGAGCCGCTGACGTACTACGACATGAACCTGTCAGCGCAGGACCACCAAACCTTCTTCACCTGCGACTCGGACCACCTGCGGCCCGCCGACGCCA TCATGCAGAAGGCATGGAGGGAGAGAAACCCTCAAGCACGCATCTCGGCTGCACACGAAGCTCTGGAGCTGGAAGA CTGCGCGACGGCGTACATCCTGCTGGCCGAGGAGGAGGCCACCACCATCATGGAGGCCGAGCGCTTGTTCAAGCAGGCGCTGAAAGCCGGCGAGGGATGCTACCGCCGCAGCCAGCAGCTACAGCACCACGGTACGCAGTACGAGGCCCAGCACA gaAGAGACACCAACGTGTTGGTGTACATCAAGAGGAGACTGGCCATGTGCTCCAGAAAGCTTGGCCGGACGAGAGAGGCGGTGAAGATGATGAGAGAT TTGTGTGTTTTCCAGTTAATGAAGGAGTTCCCTCTCCTCAGTATGTTCAACATCCACGAAAACCTGCTGGAGTCGCTGCTGGAGCTGCAAAACTACGCCGACGTGCAGGCCGTACTGGCCAAGTACGACG ATATTAGCTTACCCAAATCTGCAACGATATGCTACACAGCAGCTTTGCTCAAAGCCAGAGCCGTGTCAGACAA ATTCTCTCCAGAGGCAGCGTCTCGACGAGGTTTAAGCACGGCAGAGATGAATGCAGTAGAAGCAATTCACAGAGCTGTGGAGTTCAACCCGCACGTTCCCAAA TACCTTCTGGAGATGAAGAGTCTGATCCTTCCTCCGGAGCACATCCTCAAGCGAGGAGACAGCGAGGCTATCGCGTACGCCTTCTTCCACCTGCAGCATTGGAAGCGTGTCGAGGGAGCGCTCAATTTACTGCACTGCACCTGGGAGGGCA CATTCAGAATGATCCCGTATCCTTTGGAGAAAGGTCATCTCTTCTATCCTTATCCCATCTGCACAGAGACAGCAGACAGAGAGCTGCTACCCa CAGTGTTCCACGAGGTGTCGGTATACCCCAAGAAGGAGCTCCccttcttcatcctcttcaCAGCCGGCCTCTGCTCCTTCACCGCCATGCTGGCTCTGCTCACGCATCAGTTCCCGGAACTCATGGGCGTCTTTGCCAAAGCG TTCCTGAGCACGCTGTTTGCGCCGCTCAACTTCATCATGGAGAAGGTGGAGAGCATCCTGCCGTCCAGCCTTTGGCACCAGCTCACACGCATCTGA